The Acidimicrobiales bacterium DNA segment TCTCCACGAGCACATCCGCGGTGTCGACCAAGCGCATCAGCACGTCGTAGCCCGCGTCGGACTTGAGGTCGAGGGCGATCGAGCGCTTGTTGCGGTGACCGTTCTGCTCGTCCGAACCCCGCCGCGGCCCGCCGGCACCCACCTGAGCGCCGGTGGGCGCGTCGACGCGAACGACGTCGGCTCCCCAGTCGGCGAGCTGGCGGACGCAGGTGGGTCCGGCCCTGGCCACCGTGAGGTCGATCACCCGGATGTCGTCGAGCGGCAATCCCACGGGCGACCCCGTTCTCCTCTTCTGCTTCCTGACCCTGGCCGGCCCGCCTACGCCTGGGGGATGCCGCGGCTGGCGTTGATCTGGCCGCCGTCGGTCGTGATCACCTCGCCGACGGTGTAGGCCCCGGCTCGCGAGCTGAGAAAGACCACCAGTCCGGTGATGTCCTCGGGGGTGCCGACCCGGCCACGCGGGTTGCCGCGACCGATGAGGTCCCAGTCGGTGCCCTCGACGTCGCCGCCGGTGCCGACGCCGGTCGACAGCATCCAGGTGGGGTATGGGCCCGGGGCGATGGCGTTGACGTTGACGTTGCGGCCCGTGAGGTGTGCGGCGAGGTGGCGGGTGAGGTGGTGCACCGCGGCCTTGGACGTGCTGTAGGAGAAGGTGTCCCAGGCGGGAGCGGTGAGCCCGTCGACCGAGCCGATGTTGATGACCCGGGACGGATCATCGGATGTGGCGTTCTTCTCGAGCATCGGCAGGAGGCGCTGGGTGAGGAAGA contains these protein-coding regions:
- a CDS encoding SDR family oxidoreductase: MANLKIDELFNIAGKTALVTGGSRGIGEMIAAGLLANGVTVYISSRKADVCNATAERLQNEYGGTCVSIPADLSKLEGIDGLTAALKEQTDTIDILVNNAGASWGATLDEFPENGWDKVMDTNVKGVFFLTQRLLPMLEKNATSDDPSRVINIGSVDGLTAPAWDTFSYSTSKAAVHHLTRHLAAHLTGRNVNVNAIAPGPYPTWMLSTGVGTGGDVEGTDWDLIGRGNPRGRVGTPEDITGLVVFLSSRAGAYTVGEVITTDGGQINASRGIPQA